In a single window of the Dreissena polymorpha isolate Duluth1 chromosome 3, UMN_Dpol_1.0, whole genome shotgun sequence genome:
- the LOC127874527 gene encoding 39S ribosomal protein L48, mitochondrial-like isoform X2 encodes MCMLLMDLLRRTLLSAVSFSRLKCMNQTIRRFSITRLGLYKWEPDGLVTEPDIPPYPGVLVKLQGYDYTILETYAKYVNRIAGIMRVETNMWPLPAQKLEMQTLQANSTKIQSTCNLNVYQRVVELQNIDSTKLPIFLDNIWSHIPEGVKVTVAESTDEEQEARYVPDHAKQQLIDALGELPSKKK; translated from the exons aatGGATCTACTTAGAAGAACACTCTTGTCTGCAGTTTCCTTCTCCAGACTGAAATGCATGAATCAGACAATAAG aCGTTTTTCCATTACAAGGCTGGGTCTATACAAATGGGAACCAGACGGATTG GTCACAGAACCAGATATTCCCCCCTATCCTGGAGTTTTGGTCAAGCTCCAAGGTTACGACTACACAATACTTGAGACTTATGCCAAATATGTAAATCGCATTGCTGGAATCATGCGAGTAGAAACCAACAT GTGGCCCTTGCCAGCACAGAAGTTGGAGATGCAAACTCTGCAGGCCAACTCCACAAAAATACAGAGCACATGTAACTTAAATGTTTATCAGCGAGTGGTTGAG TTGCAGAATATAGACTCCACCAAGCTTCCCAtttttctggacaatatctgGTCCCATATACCAGAGGGCGTCAAAGTCACTGTAGCTGAA TCAACGGATGAAGAGCAGGAGGCCAGGTATGTACCAGATCACGCCAAACAGCAACTGATCGATGCCCTCGGCGAACTACCATCGAAGAAGAAGTAA
- the LOC127874527 gene encoding 39S ribosomal protein L48, mitochondrial-like isoform X1: MRNRLRMDLLRRTLLSAVSFSRLKCMNQTIRRFSITRLGLYKWEPDGLVTEPDIPPYPGVLVKLQGYDYTILETYAKYVNRIAGIMRVETNMWPLPAQKLEMQTLQANSTKIQSTCNLNVYQRVVELQNIDSTKLPIFLDNIWSHIPEGVKVTVAESTDEEQEARYVPDHAKQQLIDALGELPSKKK; the protein is encoded by the exons aatGGATCTACTTAGAAGAACACTCTTGTCTGCAGTTTCCTTCTCCAGACTGAAATGCATGAATCAGACAATAAG aCGTTTTTCCATTACAAGGCTGGGTCTATACAAATGGGAACCAGACGGATTG GTCACAGAACCAGATATTCCCCCCTATCCTGGAGTTTTGGTCAAGCTCCAAGGTTACGACTACACAATACTTGAGACTTATGCCAAATATGTAAATCGCATTGCTGGAATCATGCGAGTAGAAACCAACAT GTGGCCCTTGCCAGCACAGAAGTTGGAGATGCAAACTCTGCAGGCCAACTCCACAAAAATACAGAGCACATGTAACTTAAATGTTTATCAGCGAGTGGTTGAG TTGCAGAATATAGACTCCACCAAGCTTCCCAtttttctggacaatatctgGTCCCATATACCAGAGGGCGTCAAAGTCACTGTAGCTGAA TCAACGGATGAAGAGCAGGAGGCCAGGTATGTACCAGATCACGCCAAACAGCAACTGATCGATGCCCTCGGCGAACTACCATCGAAGAAGAAGTAA
- the LOC127874527 gene encoding 39S ribosomal protein L48, mitochondrial-like isoform X3 — MDLLRRTLLSAVSFSRLKCMNQTIRRFSITRLGLYKWEPDGLVTEPDIPPYPGVLVKLQGYDYTILETYAKYVNRIAGIMRVETNMWPLPAQKLEMQTLQANSTKIQSTCNLNVYQRVVELQNIDSTKLPIFLDNIWSHIPEGVKVTVAESTDEEQEARYVPDHAKQQLIDALGELPSKKK; from the exons atGGATCTACTTAGAAGAACACTCTTGTCTGCAGTTTCCTTCTCCAGACTGAAATGCATGAATCAGACAATAAG aCGTTTTTCCATTACAAGGCTGGGTCTATACAAATGGGAACCAGACGGATTG GTCACAGAACCAGATATTCCCCCCTATCCTGGAGTTTTGGTCAAGCTCCAAGGTTACGACTACACAATACTTGAGACTTATGCCAAATATGTAAATCGCATTGCTGGAATCATGCGAGTAGAAACCAACAT GTGGCCCTTGCCAGCACAGAAGTTGGAGATGCAAACTCTGCAGGCCAACTCCACAAAAATACAGAGCACATGTAACTTAAATGTTTATCAGCGAGTGGTTGAG TTGCAGAATATAGACTCCACCAAGCTTCCCAtttttctggacaatatctgGTCCCATATACCAGAGGGCGTCAAAGTCACTGTAGCTGAA TCAACGGATGAAGAGCAGGAGGCCAGGTATGTACCAGATCACGCCAAACAGCAACTGATCGATGCCCTCGGCGAACTACCATCGAAGAAGAAGTAA